The sequence below is a genomic window from Luteimonas sp. MC1825.
TGCCACGTGCAGGTCGGCGGGGTGCGCAAGACGCGTGGCGAGCAGGGCGCGTGCGGCGCCCAGGGCCTGCGCGGCGCTGCGCGCGGGCAGCTCCAGCCAGTCGACACGCACGTCCGCGCCGGGCACCACCAGTACCGTGCGCGGCGCAGCGGAGAATGCCGGCGGGTCGGGCGGCGCGTCGGGCGCAAGCGTTGCACGCGCCAGTACGCGGCCGGCGTCGTCGAGATGGAAACAGGTGGCGTGCGCCAGCGGGTCCGCGGGCAGCCACAGGATGCGCGTACTCATTCGTCGTGGGTCCATCGTCGTGCCAGCAGCCGTACCGGGCCACCGGGATCGTGTTGCAAGAGGGCGCTCAGCACGACTTCGGCGCCGCCGTATTCGACCTCCGAGTGCAGCGTGAAATAGCGCGTGCGCAGCCGCACCTGCTGGAGTTCCGGGTCAAGGGCGACCGCCGCGGCCAGCGCGGGCTGCGCCCACCACGCGGCGATGTCGCGCCAGCCGTCGGGCGGGCGCGAGGCGATCAGCCGCTTCGCCGCCGCGATATCGAGCGCGTTGCCGGTGAGCATGGCGAGGATCACGGCGTCGCCGTCCTCGAGCGTATTGATGTTGACCGGCGCCAGCGCGGCGTCGGGCAGGGCGCAGACGTGCGGGCGCAGGCGCAGGTACGCGTCGTGGTCGTGGCCGACGACCGCGCGCAGTTCGCTGACCTCGGTCAGCAGGGTGCCTGCGGTGCGGGACGCGGGCACGCGTGCGGCGTAGGCGGCATCCTCGGCACCGGCCGCGCGCGGCAGGCTGTCACTGTCGATCCAGTCGACCAGCGCGTCGACCATGGCGCCCGCCTGCGCCGCGTTGAATCCGAGTGCAGTCAGCAGGGCGAGGTACTGGCGCACGCCGGCTTCGCGCACCGTCCATTGGCCGACGGCGCCTTCGACCACGCTGTTGAGGTTGAAGCAGGCGGTGGCGTCGTCGACGCGCACGCGCATCGCGCCGTCGTCGATCGGGAACACGAACGGCCGGCCGTTCCAGCCGCCTTCAAGCGTCGTGCGGCCATCGGGCCGGCCCAGCTGCAGGATGCGGCCGCGCGCCAGCTCCTCGGTGCCGAGCGCGAACCACTGCGCCTGTGCCAGCGCCTGCGCGTTGCCGGTACGGCGCAGGCCGAATCGGATGTCGTCCATCACCGCCACCAGCAGCACCGTCATCACCGCCACCAGCAGCAGCACGGTGAGCAGCGCGGCGCCGCGTTCGCGCGCGGCGCTCACGGCGTGGTCCCCGGCAGCAGGAAGCGCTGGCGGACCTCGCCGATATCGTCCAGCGCCAGCTCCAGCTCCACCGCGCGCGGCAGGCTGGCGGCGCCGCCATGCCAGCCGTCGTTCCAGGCCTCGCCGTCGAAATACGCCACGCGCGCCCGGGTGATGCCGTCCAGCAGCACGCGTGCCCGCGCCGCGGCCGTGCCGTCCAGCGCGGGCCGCGCGCTGCGCTCCAGGCGCCCGGCGACGATCCGGTACTCGACGTGCTGCAGCGACGCGCGCGGCGCGCCGTCCGGGTTCTCGTGGCCGCGGCGCACGAAGGCGAACAGCGGCCCGGATTCATCCGGACGGCCGCCGATGAAGGCGTCGCGCGCGGGCGAGCCGTCGCTGCGCCGCGCCAGCCGCGTCGCCGCCTGCGACAGGTCGGTGCGCAGCAGGGCGCGCGCGCGCTGGAACTCGCCCAGTCGCGCCATGCGTTCGCGCAGCGCCTGCTGGCTGTCGGCGGCATAGGCCATCACCGCGACGCCGGCGGCGGCGATCAGGCCGAAGATCGCCAGCGACACCATCACTTCGAGCAGGGTGAAACCGCGCTGCCGCGCGTCGCGGCGGGCGCGGACAGCGGCGCGCGACCCGGTCATTCCGGCACGCCCCGGAACAGCGCGAGCTCGGCGGCCACGCGTGCTTCGCCCGGCGCCATGACCGTGACGTCGATGCGCAGCAACGATGCATCGGCGGTGGGCGCCACCGTGCGCGTCCAGCGCCAGTCGCGGCCGCCGGCGGTCTCGGTCCCGTGCGCGTCATCGCCGAGCAGGCGCGCGTCGATCGTCGCTGCCTCGACCGCGACGTTGTCCGCCACGACCGCCGCCAGCACGCGTTCCTCGATCGCCACCGCGGTGCGCGTGCTCTCGCCCGCGAGGTTCAGCAGGCCGAGCACGGCGAGGGCGAACACCGCCAGCGCGACCAGCATCTCGATCAGCGAGAAGCCGGAGGCGCGGGGTGAGCGCGCGCCGTGCTCAGCGTGCGCCGGCATCGACGTCGATCCCGCCGCCGCCATCGACCATGATCCGCGCGCTGCGGCCCTCGCGTTGCAGCACCAGCGTCACCGGTTCGCTGGCACCGGTGGGATCGAAGCGCACGCTCGTGCGCGCGTGCCCCTGCGGCAGGACGGCCTGCGTGCCCGGCTGCCAGGCGACCGTCGCGAACGCCTTGCCGTCGAGCGGCTGCCAGCCGTCGAAGCGCCGGCGCCGGAATTCGTATCCGCGCGCGGTGGCGCTCACCTCGATGGTGCGCATGCCGAGGATCGCTTCGTCGCGCGCGTGAGCGAGGCGAGCGCCGAACGCGTCGGCCTCTTCGACCAGCACGTCGTCACCCGGCGGCAGCGTCAGCGCCACGGCGGCGCCGGCGAGGCCGATGACGGCCAGGGCGACCATCAGCTCGACCAGGGTGAAGCCCTGCATGCGCACGAGGACGTCCACTCAGCCCCAGTTGCCGATGTCGGCACCGTCGCCCTCGCCGCCCTCGACGCCGTCGGCGCCGAACGAGAACACGTCGAAGCTGCCGTCGCGGCCGGGCTGGCGGTACTGGTAGGCGTTGCCCCAGGGGTCGGCGGGCAGGCGGCGGATGTAGCCGCCCTTGCGGTAGCGCTCCGGGCGCGCGAGCCCCGCCGGCGCCTTGAGCAGCGCGTCGAGGCCCTGCGCCGTGGACGGATAGGCGAGGTTGTCGAGGCGGTAGGTCTCCATCGCCTGCTCGAGCACGGAGATGTCGGCGCGTGCCTTCTCCGCCATCGCGCGATCCTGGCTGGGCATGACGTTGATCATCACCACCGTGGACAGCAGGCCGATGATGACGATCGCGACCATCAGTTCGACCAGGGTGAAGCCGGCCGCACGCGCGGGCCGCGCACGATGGACACGGGGGAAGGTGCTGCGGGGGCGATGCATGTCGGGGTCTCCGGTCAGCCGGCCACGAGGGCGTTGAATTGCAGGATGGGCAGCATGATCGCGAGCACGATCACCGCCACCACCGCGCCCAGCACGATGATGATCAGCGGTTCGAGCAGGCTCATCGCCACGCTGGTGAAGGTGTTGAACTCGCGTTCCAGGTAGTCCGCGGCGCGGTCGAGCATCGGTGCCAGGCGGCCGCTGTCCTCGCCGCTGGTGGCCATGTACAGCAGCGT
It includes:
- the gspK gene encoding type II secretion system minor pseudopilin GspK, which codes for MSAARERGAALLTVLLLVAVMTVLLVAVMDDIRFGLRRTGNAQALAQAQWFALGTEELARGRILQLGRPDGRTTLEGGWNGRPFVFPIDDGAMRVRVDDATACFNLNSVVEGAVGQWTVREAGVRQYLALLTALGFNAAQAGAMVDALVDWIDSDSLPRAAGAEDAAYAARVPASRTAGTLLTEVSELRAVVGHDHDAYLRLRPHVCALPDAALAPVNINTLEDGDAVILAMLTGNALDIAAAKRLIASRPPDGWRDIAAWWAQPALAAAVALDPELQQVRLRTRYFTLHSEVEYGGAEVVLSALLQHDPGGPVRLLARRWTHDE
- the gspJ gene encoding type II secretion system minor pseudopilin GspJ encodes the protein MTGSRAAVRARRDARQRGFTLLEVMVSLAIFGLIAAAGVAVMAYAADSQQALRERMARLGEFQRARALLRTDLSQAATRLARRSDGSPARDAFIGGRPDESGPLFAFVRRGHENPDGAPRASLQHVEYRIVAGRLERSARPALDGTAAARARVLLDGITRARVAYFDGEAWNDGWHGGAASLPRAVELELALDDIGEVRQRFLLPGTTP
- the gspI gene encoding type II secretion system minor pseudopilin GspI; translation: MPAHAEHGARSPRASGFSLIEMLVALAVFALAVLGLLNLAGESTRTAVAIEERVLAAVVADNVAVEAATIDARLLGDDAHGTETAGGRDWRWTRTVAPTADASLLRIDVTVMAPGEARVAAELALFRGVPE
- a CDS encoding GspH/FimT family pseudopilin, coding for MDVLVRMQGFTLVELMVALAVIGLAGAAVALTLPPGDDVLVEEADAFGARLAHARDEAILGMRTIEVSATARGYEFRRRRFDGWQPLDGKAFATVAWQPGTQAVLPQGHARTSVRFDPTGASEPVTLVLQREGRSARIMVDGGGGIDVDAGAR
- the gspG gene encoding type II secretion system major pseudopilin GspG, with protein sequence MHRPRSTFPRVHRARPARAAGFTLVELMVAIVIIGLLSTVVMINVMPSQDRAMAEKARADISVLEQAMETYRLDNLAYPSTAQGLDALLKAPAGLARPERYRKGGYIRRLPADPWGNAYQYRQPGRDGSFDVFSFGADGVEGGEGDGADIGNWG